One window of the Archangium primigenium genome contains the following:
- a CDS encoding ParB/RepB/Spo0J family partition protein, translating into MLNGDKQKRALGRGLSALIPQAAPPPPAGATVVAPPEPPPPLKGAVLKLPIEAIHRDPLQPRRHFDEEKLRELTESIKAQGVLMPVLVRKDGDGFKIIAGERRWRASQLAGLHELPVIVREVSEGEAFELALVENLQRSDLNPMEEAEGYHRLVEEFGLTQDQVAQRVGKERPTVANALRLLGLPDDVKNMVATAQLSAGHARALLGVPRLPEMTELAKQVAANKLSVRDTEKLVQQAKGHKPKDGASAPAPKKQSPQVKALIEEVQRALGTKVRLIEKGSGKGTLEVDYFSYDDLDRILKVLRKE; encoded by the coding sequence GTGTTGAACGGTGACAAGCAGAAGCGGGCGTTGGGCCGTGGCCTCTCCGCCCTCATCCCCCAGGCCGCGCCGCCGCCCCCCGCGGGCGCCACGGTGGTGGCCCCTCCCGAGCCACCCCCGCCCCTCAAGGGCGCCGTGCTCAAGCTGCCCATCGAGGCCATCCACCGCGACCCGCTCCAGCCGCGCCGCCACTTCGACGAGGAGAAGCTGCGCGAGCTCACCGAGTCCATCAAGGCGCAGGGCGTGCTCATGCCCGTGCTGGTGCGCAAGGACGGCGACGGGTTCAAGATCATCGCGGGCGAGCGGCGCTGGCGCGCGAGCCAGCTCGCGGGACTGCACGAGCTGCCCGTCATCGTGCGTGAGGTCTCCGAGGGCGAGGCCTTCGAGCTGGCGCTGGTGGAGAACCTCCAGCGCTCGGACCTGAACCCCATGGAGGAGGCCGAAGGCTACCACCGCCTGGTGGAGGAGTTCGGCCTCACCCAGGACCAGGTGGCCCAGCGCGTGGGCAAGGAGCGGCCCACGGTGGCCAACGCCCTGCGCCTGCTCGGGCTGCCGGACGACGTGAAGAACATGGTGGCCACGGCGCAGTTGAGCGCGGGCCATGCGCGCGCGCTGCTCGGCGTGCCGCGCCTGCCGGAGATGACCGAGCTCGCCAAGCAGGTCGCCGCGAACAAGCTCAGCGTGCGCGACACCGAGAAGCTCGTGCAGCAGGCCAAGGGCCACAAGCCCAAGGACGGCGCCAGCGCCCCCGCGCCCAAGAAGCAGAGCCCCCAGGTCAAGGCCCTCATCGAGGAGGTGCAGCGCGCGCTCGGCACCAAGGTGCGCCTCATCGAGAAAGGCAGTGGAAAAGGCACCCTGGAGGTCGACTACTTCTCGTACGATGATCTGGATCGCATCCTGAAGGTCCTCAGGAAGGAGTAG
- a CDS encoding AAA family ATPase produces the protein MGRIICISNQKGGVGKTTTAINLAASLASAERKTLLVDMDPQGNAGSGLGLKREELQGTVYDALLGGRPMSELLHPTELRFLQVVPATPDLTGAEVELVSQEQREFRLRNALRPLADQYDYILIDCPPSLGLLTLNALIAADSVLIPLQCEYYALEGLSQLNHTIDLVRQAFNPGLKMEGILLTMFDARANIANQVVEDVRGFFKEQVFTSVVPRNVRLAECPSFGKPIILYDIKSKGCESYLALGREIMQREPAPTPEPAPAPAPTKSRAQPRA, from the coding sequence GTGGGTCGAATCATCTGCATCTCGAATCAGAAGGGTGGCGTCGGCAAGACGACCACCGCCATCAACCTGGCCGCGAGCCTCGCCTCCGCCGAGCGCAAGACGCTCCTGGTCGACATGGATCCCCAGGGCAACGCGGGCAGCGGGCTCGGCCTCAAGCGCGAGGAGCTCCAGGGCACCGTCTATGACGCCCTGCTCGGCGGCCGGCCCATGAGCGAGCTGCTCCACCCCACCGAGCTGCGCTTCCTCCAGGTCGTCCCCGCCACGCCGGACCTCACCGGCGCCGAGGTCGAGCTCGTCAGCCAGGAGCAGCGCGAGTTCCGCCTGCGCAACGCCCTGCGTCCGCTCGCCGACCAGTACGACTACATCCTCATCGACTGCCCGCCCTCGCTCGGCCTGCTCACCCTCAACGCGCTCATCGCCGCGGACTCGGTGCTCATCCCCCTGCAGTGCGAGTACTACGCGCTCGAGGGCCTGTCCCAGCTCAACCACACCATCGACCTGGTGCGGCAGGCCTTCAACCCGGGCCTCAAGATGGAGGGGATTTTGCTCACCATGTTCGACGCCCGCGCCAACATCGCCAACCAGGTGGTGGAGGACGTGCGCGGCTTCTTCAAGGAGCAGGTCTTCACCTCCGTGGTCCCGCGCAACGTGCGCCTCGCGGAGTGCCCGTCCTTCGGCAAGCCCATCATCCTCTACGACATCAAGTCCAAGGGCTGCGAGAGCTACCTGGCGCTCGGCCGGGAGATCATGCAGCGCGAGCCCGCGCCCACCCCCGAGCCCGCCCCGGCTCCGGCGCCCACGAAGTCCCGCGCCCAGCCGCGCGCCTGA
- the egtD gene encoding L-histidine N(alpha)-methyltransferase, with product MEVHLEPGDARRALLAEVREGLCTEGRLKELGPKWLYDERGSQLFDAITRLPEYYPTRREKEILRAHAADIARVSGADTLIELGSGSSEKTRWLLDAFRARGGFQRFIPFDVSEAFLRQAAEAVARDYPGLPVHAVVGDFERHLGRWPRGGRALVAFLGGTIGNLKPRERARFYATLAQGLSPGEGVLVGTDLLKNRARLFAAYNDRQGVTAAFNRNVLEVLNHELGADFDPRAFEHLAPFDEENAWIEMRLISRRAQAVRLPALQRFVNFAEGEVLRTEVSCKFRPEQVEAELDAAGFQLAERWTDAAGDFALSLALKR from the coding sequence ATGGAGGTGCACCTGGAGCCGGGAGACGCGCGGCGCGCGCTGCTCGCCGAGGTGCGCGAGGGCCTGTGCACGGAGGGGCGGCTCAAGGAGCTCGGCCCCAAGTGGCTCTACGACGAGCGCGGCAGCCAGCTCTTCGACGCCATCACCCGCCTGCCCGAGTACTACCCCACGCGGCGCGAGAAGGAGATCCTGCGCGCGCACGCGGCGGACATCGCGCGGGTGAGCGGCGCGGACACGTTGATTGAACTGGGCAGCGGCAGCAGCGAGAAGACGCGCTGGCTGCTCGACGCGTTCCGGGCGCGCGGGGGCTTCCAGCGCTTCATCCCCTTCGACGTGAGCGAGGCCTTCCTGCGCCAGGCGGCCGAGGCGGTGGCGCGCGACTACCCGGGGCTGCCGGTGCACGCGGTGGTGGGGGACTTCGAGCGGCACCTGGGGCGCTGGCCGCGCGGGGGGCGGGCGCTGGTGGCGTTCCTCGGGGGCACCATCGGCAACCTGAAGCCCCGCGAGCGCGCGCGCTTCTACGCGACGCTCGCCCAGGGCCTGTCCCCGGGCGAAGGCGTGCTGGTGGGGACGGATCTCCTCAAGAACCGGGCGCGCCTGTTCGCCGCGTACAACGATCGGCAGGGGGTGACGGCGGCGTTCAACCGCAACGTGCTCGAGGTGCTCAACCACGAGCTGGGGGCGGACTTCGACCCGCGGGCCTTCGAGCACCTGGCGCCCTTCGACGAGGAGAACGCATGGATTGAAATGCGGCTCATCTCGCGGCGGGCGCAGGCGGTGCGGCTGCCCGCGCTCCAGCGCTTCGTGAACTTCGCCGAGGGCGAGGTGCTGCGCACGGAGGTGAGCTGCAAGTTCCGCCCCGAGCAGGTGGAGGCGGAGCTGGACGCGGCGGGCTTCCAGCTCGCCGAGCGCTGGACGGACGCGGCGGGCGACTTCGCCCTGTCGCTCGCGCTCAAGCGCTGA
- a CDS encoding sensor histidine kinase, producing MMSFGELLCQYTQELAQRWYERWRREGPASPALTEAALKDHLPVQLRVIGEALRVAPAFRESPRELWRQHERLDPEQRVIDAVLIEEVVREYGFLVEEVRAWLEERGEQVSFADYSYFYLAIFELTAESIRRYSKFREERVAQERSEYVAGIAHQLRTPVSALHLSVQQLGRVQGTPEARVLERLRRTVGRLGRLVDGILRLERFKPEELPIHPEMIAPAQVLEQIVADYEHDARSKGLRLELSAPRSARMWADRDLLVDALGNLIQNAIKYTARGFVRISLEEQADAVRFRVEDSGPGISPERQRELFRPVHPGQPGGVGLGLSIAFRAALAQGGALSLESTPGRGSTFLLRLPWRVHAREGLPAAEAESLPGV from the coding sequence ATGATGTCTTTCGGTGAACTGCTCTGTCAGTACACCCAGGAACTTGCCCAGCGCTGGTACGAGCGGTGGCGGCGCGAGGGGCCCGCGAGCCCCGCGCTGACGGAGGCCGCGCTCAAGGACCACCTGCCGGTCCAGCTGCGCGTCATCGGCGAGGCCCTGCGCGTGGCGCCGGCCTTCCGGGAGTCACCCCGGGAGCTGTGGCGCCAGCACGAGCGCCTGGACCCCGAGCAGCGCGTCATCGACGCGGTGCTCATCGAGGAGGTGGTGCGCGAGTACGGCTTCCTCGTGGAGGAGGTCCGCGCGTGGCTCGAGGAGCGGGGCGAGCAGGTGTCCTTCGCGGACTACTCGTACTTCTACCTGGCCATCTTCGAGCTGACGGCCGAGTCGATCCGCCGGTACTCGAAGTTCCGCGAGGAGCGGGTGGCCCAGGAGCGCTCGGAGTACGTGGCGGGCATCGCCCACCAGCTGCGCACGCCGGTCTCGGCGCTCCACCTGAGTGTCCAGCAGCTCGGCCGGGTGCAGGGCACCCCGGAGGCGCGGGTCCTGGAGCGGCTGCGCCGCACGGTGGGACGGCTCGGGCGGCTCGTGGACGGCATCCTGCGCCTGGAGCGCTTCAAGCCCGAGGAGCTGCCCATCCACCCGGAGATGATCGCCCCGGCCCAGGTCCTCGAGCAGATCGTCGCCGACTACGAGCACGATGCCCGGAGCAAGGGCTTGCGGCTGGAGCTCTCCGCCCCTCGCTCCGCGCGCATGTGGGCGGACCGCGACCTGCTGGTGGACGCGCTCGGCAACCTCATCCAGAACGCCATCAAGTACACCGCGCGGGGCTTCGTGCGCATCTCCCTGGAGGAGCAGGCGGACGCGGTGCGCTTCCGGGTAGAGGACTCCGGCCCCGGCATCAGTCCCGAGCGCCAGCGGGAGCTCTTCCGGCCCGTGCACCCGGGACAGCCCGGGGGTGTGGGGCTGGGCTTGAGCATCGCCTTCCGGGCCGCGCTCGCCCAGGGCGGCGCGTTGTCGCTGGAGAGCACGCCGGGCCGGGGGAGCACCTTCCTGCTGCGCCTGCCCTGGCGCGTGCACGCGCGGGAAGGGCTGCCCGCGGCGGAGGCGGAGTCCCTCCCCGGCGTGTGA
- a CDS encoding SDR family NAD(P)-dependent oxidoreductase, with amino-acid sequence MTSSSPRIWFITGISRGLGRALAEEVRAQGDHVVGTTRDGTSDLGAGVHAVPLDLSRSESPATAVRAAHAVHGRLDVVVNNAGYGLLGPIEETRDAEATHLFEVNFFGALRVLQAALPLLRAQGAGHVVNISSIAALAPMAGSGVYAASKAALSALSESLALELVGSGVRVTSVEPGAFRTDFLSPHSLRRTEARLAHYEATSGEAVRALEKLIGQQGGDPRAAARALIQAVRAPEPPLHLVLGADAVGRTRAKLERLGADVSRWEEVSRATGFPRAD; translated from the coding sequence ATGACCTCGTCTTCCCCTCGCATCTGGTTCATCACCGGCATCTCCCGCGGCCTCGGCCGGGCGCTCGCCGAGGAGGTGCGCGCGCAGGGCGATCACGTCGTCGGCACCACGCGCGACGGCACGAGCGACCTGGGCGCGGGCGTGCACGCGGTGCCGCTCGACCTGTCGCGCTCCGAGTCCCCCGCCACCGCCGTGCGCGCGGCCCACGCGGTGCACGGGCGGCTGGACGTGGTGGTGAACAACGCGGGCTACGGCCTGCTCGGCCCCATCGAGGAGACGCGCGACGCGGAGGCCACGCACCTCTTCGAGGTGAACTTCTTCGGCGCGCTGCGGGTGCTCCAGGCGGCGCTGCCGCTGCTACGGGCCCAGGGCGCGGGGCACGTGGTGAACATCTCCTCCATCGCGGCGCTCGCGCCCATGGCGGGCTCGGGGGTGTACGCGGCGAGCAAGGCCGCGCTCAGCGCGCTGTCGGAGAGCCTCGCCCTGGAGCTCGTGGGCTCGGGCGTGCGGGTGACGAGCGTGGAGCCCGGGGCCTTCCGCACGGACTTCCTCTCGCCGCACTCGCTGCGCCGCACCGAGGCGCGCCTGGCGCACTACGAGGCCACGAGCGGCGAGGCGGTGCGCGCGCTGGAGAAGCTCATCGGCCAGCAGGGCGGAGACCCCCGCGCCGCAGCGCGCGCGCTCATCCAGGCGGTGCGTGCCCCCGAGCCCCCGCTGCACCTGGTGCTCGGCGCGGACGCGGTGGGGCGCACCCGCGCGAAGCTCGAGCGGCTGGGCGCGGACGTCTCGCGCTGGGAAGAGGTGTCGCGCGCCACGGGCTTTCCGCGCGCGGACTAG
- the bacM gene encoding bactofilin BacM, producing MALLGGKKEEKSNVPLLGIGSRQEESVATRPGEVHTLLGKGSEFEGKLTFEGQVRIDGKFNGQIFTKDVLVIGEGARVQAEINAGTVIINGTVEGNVRAAQLIELHAPARVKGNLESPALTMDRGVIFEGTSKMENLGKGNPPPPVAGEVKK from the coding sequence GTGGCGCTCCTCGGCGGCAAGAAGGAAGAGAAGTCGAACGTACCGCTTCTAGGCATTGGTTCCAGACAGGAGGAAAGCGTGGCAACGCGTCCGGGTGAGGTTCATACGCTGCTGGGCAAGGGCAGCGAATTCGAGGGCAAGCTCACCTTCGAGGGACAGGTTCGCATCGACGGGAAGTTCAACGGGCAGATCTTCACCAAGGACGTGCTCGTCATTGGCGAGGGCGCCCGGGTCCAGGCGGAGATCAACGCCGGCACCGTCATCATCAATGGCACGGTGGAAGGCAACGTGCGCGCCGCGCAGCTCATCGAGCTGCATGCGCCCGCGCGTGTGAAGGGCAACCTGGAGTCGCCCGCGCTCACCATGGACCGGGGCGTCATCTTCGAGGGCACCAGCAAGATGGAGAACCTCGGCAAGGGCAACCCGCCGCCGCCCGTGGCGGGCGAGGTCAAGAAGTAG
- the mnmG gene encoding tRNA uridine-5-carboxymethylaminomethyl(34) synthesis enzyme MnmG translates to MKSRYDVIVVGLGHAGCEAALACARMGLSTLGLTLKRERAAVMSCNPAVGGTAKGHLVRELDALGGEMARVADLTGTHFKTLNASKGPAVQATRVLCDRDAYARVMQSVLFSQPGLTVHEAEVSAVRADAGRVSGVTLADGTELAAAAVLLTTGTFLQALMHVGEKKEVGGRLGDEAAKGMSDSLRALGFTLGRFKTGTPARLLRDSIDWAALAPQPGDFPPRPLSLRTRLDPGPFPLQPAVTCALTYTTDATHQILRDNLHRSPLYQGEIVGRGPRYCPSLEDKVVRFSARERHLVFLEPEGPTSPLVYPAGLSTSLPADVQLAFLRTLPGLGDVQVARYGYAVEYDYAPPTQLHPTLETKRVRGLYFAGQLNGTSGYEEAAFQGLYAGIQAALQVKGEPVLELGRHEAHGAVLVDELVTRGVDGEPFRMFTSRSEHRLRLREGNADLRLVRHGARVGLVGEEVAGRVAARGEAVAGEVARLKRSGLAARLKRPEVTYAVLAAEAGGGEAGWPVLAPDVVEEVEVEVKYEGYIVMAERAAAREAEAWDGWRIPGDFAYEQVRGLSAEALEKFEKHRPGTVGQARRIPGLTPAAFSLLLVALKREGRGPGGGERADG, encoded by the coding sequence TTGAAGTCGCGGTACGACGTCATCGTGGTGGGCCTGGGTCACGCGGGCTGCGAGGCCGCGCTCGCCTGCGCGCGCATGGGCCTTAGCACCCTCGGCCTCACCCTCAAGCGCGAGCGCGCCGCCGTCATGAGCTGCAACCCCGCCGTGGGCGGCACCGCCAAGGGCCACCTCGTGCGCGAGCTCGACGCGCTCGGCGGCGAGATGGCCCGCGTCGCCGACCTCACCGGCACCCACTTCAAGACGCTCAACGCCTCCAAGGGCCCCGCCGTCCAGGCCACCCGCGTGCTCTGCGACCGCGACGCCTACGCCCGCGTCATGCAGTCCGTCCTCTTCTCCCAGCCCGGCCTCACCGTGCACGAGGCCGAGGTCTCCGCCGTGCGCGCCGACGCGGGCCGCGTCTCGGGCGTCACGCTCGCGGACGGCACCGAGCTCGCCGCCGCCGCCGTGCTGCTCACCACCGGCACCTTCCTCCAGGCCCTCATGCACGTGGGCGAGAAGAAGGAGGTGGGCGGTCGCCTCGGGGACGAGGCCGCGAAGGGCATGTCGGACTCCTTGCGCGCGCTCGGCTTCACCCTCGGCCGCTTCAAGACCGGCACCCCCGCCCGCCTCCTGCGCGACAGCATCGACTGGGCCGCCCTCGCCCCCCAGCCCGGGGACTTCCCGCCCCGCCCCCTCTCCCTGCGCACCCGTCTGGACCCGGGCCCCTTCCCCCTCCAGCCCGCCGTCACCTGCGCCCTCACCTACACCACCGACGCCACCCACCAGATTCTGCGCGACAACCTCCACCGCTCGCCGCTCTACCAGGGGGAGATCGTCGGCCGGGGCCCGCGCTACTGCCCCTCGCTGGAGGACAAGGTGGTGCGCTTCTCCGCGCGCGAGCGGCACCTCGTGTTCCTCGAGCCCGAGGGCCCGACCTCCCCGCTCGTCTACCCCGCCGGCCTGAGCACGAGCCTGCCCGCGGACGTGCAGCTCGCCTTCCTGCGCACCCTGCCGGGGCTCGGGGACGTCCAGGTGGCGCGCTACGGCTACGCGGTGGAGTACGACTACGCCCCGCCCACGCAACTGCACCCGACCCTGGAGACCAAACGCGTGCGCGGCCTGTACTTCGCCGGCCAGCTCAACGGCACGAGCGGCTACGAGGAGGCCGCCTTCCAGGGGCTCTACGCGGGGATTCAGGCGGCGCTCCAGGTGAAGGGCGAGCCCGTGCTGGAGCTTGGCCGGCACGAGGCGCACGGCGCGGTGCTGGTGGACGAGCTCGTCACGCGGGGCGTGGATGGCGAGCCCTTCCGCATGTTCACCAGCCGCTCCGAGCACCGGCTGCGCCTGCGCGAGGGCAACGCGGACCTGCGGCTCGTGCGGCACGGGGCGCGGGTGGGGCTCGTGGGGGAGGAGGTGGCCGGGCGGGTGGCGGCGCGGGGCGAGGCGGTGGCGGGCGAGGTGGCGCGGCTCAAGCGCTCGGGCCTGGCCGCGCGGCTCAAGCGCCCCGAGGTGACGTACGCGGTGCTCGCGGCGGAGGCCGGGGGAGGGGAGGCGGGCTGGCCCGTGCTCGCCCCGGACGTGGTGGAGGAGGTGGAGGTGGAGGTGAAGTACGAGGGCTACATCGTCATGGCCGAGCGGGCCGCGGCGCGCGAGGCCGAGGCGTGGGATGGCTGGCGCATCCCCGGGGACTTCGCGTACGAGCAGGTGCGCGGGCTGTCCGCCGAGGCGCTCGAGAAGTTCGAGAAGCACCGCCCGGGCACGGTGGGCCAGGCGCGGCGCATTCCGGGGCTCACCCCGGCGGCGTTCTCGCTCCTCTTGGTGGCGCTCAAGCGCGAGGGGCGGGGGCCGGGCGGCGGGGAGCGCGCGGACGGTTGA
- a CDS encoding LysR family transcriptional regulator, which yields MRGSEFADLKAFATIARHGHFARAAAELGVTPSALSQTLRHLEARLGVRLLHRTTRSVAPTEAGARLLARLGAVFAELELALEEVNAFRDHPTGTLRLISPRSATDHFLRPVLARYHAACPDVVLDLTVDDAVVDIVAGGWDAGIRLGERLEQDMVAVRLGGPLRQLAVASPAYLARRGTPRTPQDLLQHACINWRQSGTPAPYAWEFAHEGRWFEVAVKGPLILNDRRLAVDAAIAGLGITLWSERFLRPFLDAGVLVPLLEDYSPPFPGFHLCYPAGRHPPAALRALIDVLREAFPPEPG from the coding sequence ATGCGCGGCAGCGAGTTCGCCGACCTGAAGGCCTTCGCCACCATCGCCCGTCACGGGCACTTCGCCCGGGCGGCGGCGGAGCTGGGCGTCACCCCGTCCGCGCTCAGCCAGACGCTGCGCCACCTGGAGGCGCGGCTCGGCGTGCGCCTGCTGCACCGCACCACCCGGAGTGTCGCCCCCACCGAGGCCGGGGCGCGGCTGCTCGCGCGGCTCGGCGCCGTGTTCGCCGAGTTGGAGCTGGCGCTCGAGGAGGTGAACGCCTTTCGCGACCACCCCACGGGCACCTTGCGCCTCATCTCCCCGCGCTCGGCCACCGACCACTTCCTGAGGCCCGTGCTCGCGCGCTACCACGCGGCCTGTCCGGACGTGGTGTTGGACCTCACGGTGGACGACGCCGTGGTGGACATCGTCGCGGGCGGCTGGGACGCGGGCATCCGCCTGGGCGAGCGGCTCGAGCAGGACATGGTGGCGGTGCGGCTCGGTGGCCCCCTGCGCCAGCTCGCGGTGGCCTCGCCCGCCTACCTCGCGCGCCGCGGCACGCCGCGCACGCCCCAGGACTTGCTCCAGCACGCCTGCATCAACTGGCGCCAGTCCGGCACCCCCGCCCCCTACGCCTGGGAGTTCGCCCACGAGGGCCGCTGGTTCGAGGTCGCCGTGAAGGGGCCCCTCATCCTCAACGACCGGCGGCTCGCCGTGGACGCCGCGATCGCCGGGCTCGGCATCACCCTCTGGTCCGAGCGCTTCCTGCGGCCCTTCCTCGACGCGGGCGTGCTCGTGCCCCTCCTGGAGGACTACTCGCCGCCCTTCCCCGGCTTCCACCTGTGCTACCCGGCGGGCCGCCATCCGCCCGCCGCCCTGCGTGCCCTCATCGACGTGCTGCGCGAGGCCTTTCCCCCCGAGCCCGGCTAG
- the rsmG gene encoding 16S rRNA (guanine(527)-N(7))-methyltransferase RsmG — MDNARFADRIQEGCRALGVTVAEDVPGRLFRLMGELLKWNAKVNLTAITAPDEVLEKHFLDSLAVLPEVEGAATVLDVGAGAGFPGLPLKIARESLSVTMVDAVGKKVGYLKAVVTTPGLGLAGTKGVHTRAEGKPEAEGLPRADRVVARAFMDLPDWLDLAPAYLAPGGRVVAMLGKALPEPELRAQAEQRGLVLVTARAYRLPFSGAERQVASFARAE; from the coding sequence GTGGATAACGCGCGCTTCGCCGATCGGATTCAGGAGGGCTGCCGGGCCTTGGGCGTCACGGTGGCCGAGGACGTGCCCGGGCGGCTGTTCCGGCTCATGGGCGAGTTGCTCAAGTGGAACGCCAAGGTGAACCTCACGGCCATCACCGCGCCGGACGAGGTGTTGGAGAAGCACTTCCTGGACTCGCTGGCGGTGCTGCCCGAGGTGGAGGGGGCGGCCACGGTGCTGGACGTGGGCGCGGGGGCGGGCTTCCCCGGACTGCCGTTGAAGATCGCCCGCGAGTCCCTGTCCGTCACGATGGTGGACGCGGTGGGCAAGAAGGTGGGCTACCTCAAGGCGGTGGTGACGACGCCGGGGTTGGGGCTCGCGGGGACCAAGGGCGTGCACACGCGCGCGGAGGGCAAGCCCGAGGCGGAGGGGCTGCCGCGCGCGGATCGGGTAGTGGCGCGCGCCTTCATGGATCTGCCGGACTGGTTGGACCTGGCGCCGGCGTACCTGGCGCCGGGGGGCCGGGTGGTGGCGATGCTGGGCAAGGCGCTGCCGGAGCCGGAGTTGCGGGCGCAGGCGGAGCAGCGGGGCCTGGTGCTGGTGACGGCGCGGGCGTACCGGCTGCCGTTCTCGGGAGCGGAGCGGCAGGTGGCGTCGTTCGCGCGGGCGGAGTAG
- a CDS encoding AAA family ATPase — MALKSFTVANYRSFLRPTTVELRPLTLLFGYNNSGKSALLRVLPLLANSVGEPRGAPLNLDSPAVRGAAFRELCSQLNPNQRHIDFTLEWDGASGLRSVRSYQFRVREQPGAQGEVMPPVVEHFDTEFFDQHQDNASYFKGRWQPRNVMEQARYDTRAKYQGPESEEEADILDLAFRGIKPSAEPTPPAHWMAFTSLGMQLNELRDEVQWLGSIRQLPNRSLEFRGSAPARLKENGAGVLEMLVQDKLQGGALLATLSAWFEKHTRQRLEVSAVAPRYYALTLGPLASPGVRVNVIDTGEGMAQVLPVLVAAAQARIQGSASTLTAIEQPELHLHPKLHEALADFFCVTAMRENAPCALIETHSENFLQGIQLAIVQGRLDPQRVALYWVQQIDDGSSTLELITFNDKGQPSHWPPGVFSEDTELARRILKERWKEGT, encoded by the coding sequence ATGGCCCTCAAGTCCTTCACCGTCGCCAACTACCGCTCGTTCCTCCGGCCCACCACGGTGGAGTTGCGGCCGCTCACGCTGCTGTTCGGCTACAACAACTCGGGCAAGAGCGCGCTGCTGCGCGTGCTGCCGTTGCTGGCGAACTCGGTGGGGGAGCCCCGGGGCGCGCCGCTCAACCTCGACAGTCCTGCGGTCCGGGGCGCGGCCTTCCGCGAGCTGTGCAGTCAGCTCAACCCGAACCAGCGGCACATCGACTTCACCCTGGAGTGGGATGGGGCAAGCGGTCTTCGTTCGGTGCGCAGCTATCAGTTCCGGGTCCGTGAACAGCCTGGTGCTCAAGGCGAGGTAATGCCTCCCGTCGTTGAGCACTTCGACACCGAGTTTTTCGACCAGCATCAAGATAACGCCTCGTACTTCAAGGGTCGGTGGCAGCCCCGAAATGTGATGGAGCAAGCGCGCTACGATACCCGTGCGAAGTACCAAGGCCCTGAATCGGAGGAAGAGGCTGACATCCTCGATCTCGCCTTTCGCGGCATCAAGCCGAGCGCGGAGCCGACGCCTCCCGCTCATTGGATGGCGTTCACTTCCCTGGGAATGCAACTCAACGAGTTGCGAGATGAAGTTCAGTGGCTTGGCTCAATTCGCCAGCTCCCCAACAGGAGCCTGGAGTTCCGAGGGAGCGCGCCAGCCAGGCTCAAGGAAAACGGCGCGGGCGTGCTGGAAATGCTCGTCCAAGACAAGCTCCAGGGAGGCGCACTCCTCGCCACGCTCTCCGCGTGGTTCGAGAAGCACACCCGCCAGCGCTTGGAGGTCAGCGCGGTCGCCCCGCGTTACTACGCGCTCACGCTCGGGCCACTCGCGAGCCCCGGCGTCCGGGTGAACGTCATCGACACGGGCGAGGGCATGGCCCAAGTGCTTCCTGTATTGGTGGCCGCCGCCCAGGCACGCATCCAAGGCTCGGCGTCGACCCTCACCGCGATTGAACAGCCGGAGCTGCACCTTCACCCCAAGCTCCATGAGGCGCTCGCGGACTTCTTCTGCGTGACCGCCATGAGGGAAAACGCCCCCTGTGCCCTCATCGAGACGCACTCGGAGAATTTCCTCCAGGGCATCCAGCTCGCCATCGTCCAAGGTCGACTCGATCCGCAGCGGGTCGCCTTGTATTGGGTCCAGCAAATCGACGACGGCAGCAGCACGCTCGAACTCATCACGTTCAACGACAAGGGACAGCCCAGCCACTGGCCCCCCGGCGTCTTCTCCGAGGACACGGAACTGGCGCGCCGCATCCTCAAGGAGCGGTGGAAGGAGGGCACGTGA